A single window of Candidatus Thermoplasmatota archaeon DNA harbors:
- a CDS encoding aconitase X catalytic domain-containing protein, which yields MYLTQEQEKILKGEYGEVLEKNFRLLVRLGEIYDADKMIPIVSAQVAGVSFKSIGDPGLEFLEDYSSKGAKVKVLTYLNPAGMDLESWKELGFPEDFAHKQMKIIESFKKMGIVITATCTPYLAGSLPRFREHIAWSESSAVSFANSVIGARTNREGGPSALASALCGVTPNYGFHLDENRKPNVVIKVNAELKWNSDFGALGYCVGKQIKDKIPYFIGIKNASTDQLKALGAAMAASGAVALYHVENITPEAHLIDVKGLEKIDVSEKEIKESYEKLNTGEEPDILVFGCPHASLHEIKELVEKLAGKKLRKPLWICTSRVMKDLANRLGLTEIIEKAGGRIVADTCMVVAPIEQMGYKTTAVNSGKAANYLPGFCKQKVVFNNIEELIKKVVK from the coding sequence ATGTATTTAACACAAGAGCAGGAAAAAATTTTAAAAGGCGAATACGGAGAAGTGCTTGAAAAAAATTTTAGACTGCTTGTGAGGCTAGGCGAAATTTACGACGCTGATAAAATGATACCAATTGTTAGTGCGCAAGTTGCAGGAGTATCTTTCAAATCTATTGGCGACCCAGGATTAGAGTTTTTGGAAGATTATTCGAGCAAAGGCGCAAAAGTAAAAGTTCTAACTTATCTTAATCCTGCGGGAATGGATTTAGAGAGTTGGAAAGAGTTAGGATTTCCTGAGGACTTTGCGCATAAACAAATGAAAATTATAGAGTCATTCAAAAAAATGGGTATTGTAATTACAGCTACTTGTACGCCTTATCTTGCAGGTAGTTTACCTAGGTTTAGAGAGCATATAGCATGGTCTGAAAGCTCAGCAGTTTCTTTTGCTAATAGTGTGATAGGAGCGAGAACAAATAGAGAAGGTGGTCCAAGCGCTTTAGCAAGTGCGCTTTGCGGCGTAACACCAAACTATGGCTTCCATTTAGATGAAAACAGAAAGCCTAATGTAGTTATAAAAGTTAATGCTGAGCTAAAATGGAATTCTGATTTCGGCGCTTTAGGGTACTGTGTCGGCAAGCAAATCAAAGATAAAATTCCTTATTTTATTGGTATAAAGAATGCGAGTACAGATCAATTAAAAGCGCTTGGAGCTGCAATGGCTGCATCAGGTGCAGTGGCACTTTACCATGTTGAGAATATTACACCTGAGGCGCACTTAATAGATGTAAAAGGGCTTGAGAAAATTGATGTTAGCGAGAAAGAAATAAAAGAAAGCTATGAAAAGCTGAATACCGGAGAAGAGCCTGATATTCTTGTTTTCGGCTGTCCTCATGCGTCTTTACATGAAATAAAAGAGCTTGTAGAAAAATTAGCTGGTAAAAAGCTGAGGAAGCCCCTTTGGATTTGCACATCAAGAGTGATGAAAGATCTTGCAAATAGGTTAGGGCTTACTGAGATTATAGAGAAAGCTGGCGGCAGGATAGTTGCAGATACATGTATGGTAGTAGCGCCAATCGAGCAAATGGGCTACAAAACAACAGCTGTTAACTCTGGCAAAGCTGCGAATTATTTACCTGGCTTTTGTAAACAGAAGGTCGTGTTTAATAATATTGAAGAGTTGATAAAGAAGGTGGTAAAGTAA
- a CDS encoding NAD(P)/FAD-dependent oxidoreductase, with translation MSYDVAIVGASAIGCYTAKLIAEKGFSVILLEEHCEIGYPVQCAGLVSPRVIEITNAKRAILKEFKSAKIRSSNEELFVEAKDTKAVAIDRAKFDKILAKEALNKGVELLLGAKAISAKRISDRSKIYVQFLKDGKEDTLECNIFVGADGANSVVAKAFQLSRPKELLSGISAEIVFEREQDYIDIFVARNLAPDFFAWVIPLNGVAKIGLCARANTYRYFKKFLDLLNSKKLISFNAGIIPLGLAERTYTDNVMLVGNSACQVKPLSGGGIYTGLVSAQCCAEVATQALEKGCYNAKVLKEYQRLWRSKLYKELKMGLIARAFFKQLKERDFDRILSKLNNDRTLALVSEYGDIDYHSKVIKALFRSPQTASLLMPLLKDLF, from the coding sequence ATGAGTTACGATGTCGCTATTGTGGGCGCTAGCGCAATAGGCTGCTATACAGCCAAACTCATTGCTGAAAAAGGTTTTTCTGTAATATTGCTTGAGGAGCATTGCGAAATTGGCTACCCAGTGCAGTGCGCCGGGTTAGTTTCGCCAAGAGTTATTGAAATTACAAATGCGAAAAGAGCGATACTTAAAGAATTTAAATCTGCAAAAATTCGTTCTAGTAATGAAGAGCTTTTTGTTGAGGCTAAAGATACAAAGGCAGTAGCAATAGACAGAGCAAAGTTTGATAAAATATTAGCTAAAGAAGCTCTGAATAAAGGTGTCGAGCTCTTGCTCGGTGCTAAAGCGATAAGCGCTAAAAGAATATCTGATAGAAGCAAAATTTACGTGCAATTTCTTAAAGACGGAAAAGAAGATACATTGGAATGCAATATTTTTGTAGGTGCAGATGGCGCTAATAGCGTAGTAGCGAAGGCCTTTCAACTATCAAGACCGAAGGAGCTACTAAGTGGCATTAGTGCGGAAATAGTTTTTGAACGGGAGCAAGATTATATTGATATTTTCGTAGCTAGAAATTTAGCACCTGATTTCTTCGCTTGGGTTATACCGCTCAACGGGGTCGCTAAAATTGGATTGTGCGCTAGAGCAAATACTTATCGGTATTTCAAAAAATTTCTGGATTTGCTCAACTCAAAAAAATTAATTTCTTTTAACGCAGGTATCATTCCGCTAGGCTTAGCTGAAAGAACCTATACTGACAATGTGATGCTCGTCGGTAATTCCGCATGTCAGGTTAAGCCTCTTTCCGGAGGCGGTATTTATACAGGATTGGTCTCTGCGCAATGTTGCGCTGAAGTAGCAACTCAAGCTTTAGAAAAAGGATGCTACAATGCCAAAGTTTTAAAAGAATATCAAAGGCTATGGCGTTCAAAGCTCTATAAAGAGCTAAAAATGGGATTGATTGCAAGAGCTTTTTTCAAGCAGTTAAAAGAGAGAGATTTCGATCGGATTTTGAGCAAGCTTAACAACGACAGAACCTTAGCTTTAGTGTCAGAGTATGGCGATATTGATTATCATTCTAAAGTAATAAAAGCTTTATTCCGCTCTCCACAAACAGCTAGTTTGCTAATGCCTCTACTCAAAGACTTGTTCTAA
- a CDS encoding sulfite exporter TauE/SafE family protein, giving the protein MQSAKKLIIASISGFFIGFAAGLVGVGGGEFRLPILVGVLGFSVAIAANINLLIGVVTVTVGLLRRIQTGFLFPTFDIILAMCFGSILGAYFGAWLTGKVKEKYLKIFLAIFLVMLGIKLITEPLTHLKTYFLPAFPLNITLALIFGILIGVVCGALGVAGGELRIPTFMYVFSLPIKSAGTASLLVSIPAVLSGAFKHIKMGHLNREGKIICIAMGVPAMIGAFLGASMLGIVSEDFLKILLGIILLAATVRVIKP; this is encoded by the coding sequence ATGCAAAGCGCTAAAAAACTCATAATTGCTTCTATTTCAGGCTTTTTCATAGGTTTTGCTGCCGGCTTGGTAGGGGTAGGTGGCGGCGAATTCAGATTGCCTATACTTGTTGGAGTGCTTGGCTTTTCTGTAGCTATAGCTGCAAATATAAATCTTTTAATAGGAGTAGTAACAGTTACCGTAGGTCTTTTAAGAAGAATTCAAACCGGTTTTCTATTTCCAACATTTGATATAATTTTGGCTATGTGCTTTGGCTCTATCTTAGGAGCTTATTTTGGTGCATGGCTTACTGGGAAAGTAAAAGAAAAATACCTAAAAATATTTCTGGCAATTTTTCTTGTAATGCTAGGGATTAAACTCATTACAGAGCCGCTTACTCATCTAAAAACATATTTCTTACCAGCTTTTCCTCTCAATATTACTCTTGCGCTGATTTTCGGTATTTTGATAGGCGTTGTTTGCGGCGCTTTGGGTGTAGCAGGAGGAGAGCTTAGAATACCTACTTTTATGTATGTGTTCTCACTACCTATAAAATCTGCAGGTACAGCCAGCTTGCTTGTATCAATACCAGCAGTGCTCTCAGGCGCCTTCAAACATATAAAAATGGGACATTTGAATAGAGAAGGCAAAATTATTTGCATTGCCATGGGTGTACCGGCAATGATTGGCGCGTTTTTGGGCGCGAGTATGCTCGGCATCGTGAGTGAAGATTTTTTAAAAATACTTCTGGGGATTATTCTCCTAGCTGCAACTGTGAGAGTGATAAAACCTTAA
- a CDS encoding DUF126 domain-containing protein has protein sequence MKGRTIYPGKVEGVALVSKEPIGFYGGIDAKTGLVIEKGHELEGKCVKDKILVFPCGKGSTVGSYVIYGLKKNGVAPKAIVNKETETIVATGVILAGIPCVDKIELEKIKNGDKLFVDAEKGLVEIKR, from the coding sequence ATGAAAGGAAGAACTATTTACCCTGGCAAAGTAGAGGGCGTAGCGCTCGTCTCAAAAGAGCCTATTGGCTTCTACGGCGGGATAGATGCGAAGACAGGCTTAGTTATAGAAAAAGGTCATGAGCTTGAAGGCAAATGCGTGAAAGATAAAATTTTAGTTTTTCCCTGCGGTAAAGGCTCTACTGTAGGCTCTTATGTAATCTACGGCTTGAAAAAGAACGGTGTAGCGCCAAAAGCAATTGTAAATAAAGAGACGGAAACAATTGTAGCTACAGGTGTAATTCTAGCTGGAATTCCTTGCGTCGATAAAATTGAGCTTGAGAAGATTAAGAATGGTGATAAGCTTTTTGTAGATGCAGAAAAAGGATTAGTTGAGATAAAAAGATGA